Proteins found in one Plasmodium coatneyi strain Hackeri chromosome 10, complete sequence genomic segment:
- a CDS encoding KIR protein, with the protein MASEPTSLPSEVLFYGPFRRSTWTDSKECVEGIKNALETNASAESYFNQVNKAVCYVSSMYEHQKNTYSNKEPCHFLYYWIGDVLFSILEENNIKTLLQTICRSIQEKCWNGNFEIPCNPIGKEFFDHMKITYDFLYDYSNIKEYLQHYNTNHNMNFTNYLEKVKEAKNYMSGGCNNQSGYCNNFWNPRKADIEQKLSNLESEINSAQDVKSRAEAAKQSTQLKLDEAILQANKASSLSSAFGTLAALELPAALFLLYKTLSPNNPPTTIIT; encoded by the exons ATGGCATCAGAACCAAcg AGTTTACCCTCAGAAGTATTGTTCTATGGTCCCTTTAGGAGGAGCACATGGACAGATAGTAAAGAATGTGTGGAGGgtataaaaaatgctttGGAAACAAATGCCAGTGCAGAAAGTTATTTTAACCAAGTTAATAAGGCAGTATGTTATGTGTCCTCAATGTATGAGCACCAGAAGAATACATATTCCAATAAGGAACCTTGCCATTTTCTATACTACTGGATAGGAGACGTATTATTCAGTATTCTTGAGGAGAACAATATCAAGACTCTTCTACAAACTATTTGCAGAAGTATACAGGAAAAATGTTGGAATGGAAATTTTGAAATTCCCTGTAATCCTATTGGAAAAGAATTCTTCGACCATATGAAAATAACATATGACTTCCTTTATGACTACAGTAATATAAAGGAATATCTACAGCACTATAATACTAACCATAATATGAACTTCACCAATTACCTCGAGAAAGTTAAAGAAGCAAAGAATTATATGAGCGGAGGGTGTAATAATCAGAGTGGATACTGTAATAATTTCTGGAATCCACGTAAGGCAGACATTGAACAGAAACTATCAAACTTAGAATCCGAAATAAACTCTGCACAGGATGTAAAATCGCGTGCAGAAGCAGCAAAACAATCCACACAACTCAAGCTAGACGAAGCGATTCTTCAAGCAAATaaagcttcttctctttcttctgcttttggtacCTTAGCAGCATTAGAATTACCAGCTGCCctattccttctatataag accctatcacctaacaacccacctaccaccattatcacctaa